The Gemmatimonadota bacterium genome window below encodes:
- the pssA gene encoding CDP-diacylglycerol--serine O-phosphatidyltransferase yields the protein MTPDSPVPKRRAGLLRSVIILPSAFTIGNLFFGIFAIVSAGRGDFQWAAWCIVFAAILDMLDGRIARFTATGTRFGAELDSLVDAVTFGVAPAFIAYEIYFADQAWGWLFSFSYITAAVVRLARFNIEQGGHAKRSFHGLPSPTAGMVLATAYPFFTAPEVERLFGGPPSAQVVGILMICLALLMLSHVPYPLVPRLSIRGARAALIWMILSAFGVAALVVPEYVIFPLLGTYTLWGVTRGMILGLIERLPDQDPLLDEEEEDDGGAEIRSVDYGEIAPTRYHSDDPLPPEADLPRPGG from the coding sequence ATGACGCCCGACAGTCCTGTGCCCAAGCGGAGGGCCGGTCTCCTCCGCAGCGTCATCATCCTTCCCTCCGCCTTCACGATCGGGAATCTCTTCTTCGGGATCTTCGCCATCGTCTCGGCCGGACGCGGAGACTTCCAGTGGGCAGCCTGGTGCATCGTCTTCGCCGCGATCCTCGACATGCTCGACGGAAGGATCGCCCGTTTCACCGCCACCGGAACCCGCTTCGGCGCCGAGCTCGACTCCCTCGTGGACGCCGTCACCTTCGGAGTCGCCCCGGCCTTCATCGCCTACGAGATCTACTTCGCCGACCAGGCGTGGGGCTGGCTCTTCTCCTTCAGCTACATCACCGCGGCGGTAGTTCGGCTCGCCCGCTTCAACATCGAGCAGGGGGGGCACGCGAAACGCAGCTTCCACGGGCTCCCCTCCCCGACCGCCGGGATGGTGCTCGCCACCGCCTATCCCTTTTTCACCGCTCCGGAGGTGGAACGACTGTTCGGCGGACCACCGTCGGCGCAGGTGGTCGGGATCCTCATGATCTGCCTGGCGCTCCTCATGTTGAGCCACGTGCCTTACCCACTCGTGCCGCGCCTCTCGATCCGGGGCGCTCGCGCCGCGTTGATCTGGATGATCCTCTCCGCCTTTGGAGTAGCCGCACTCGTCGTGCCCGAGTACGTCATCTTTCCCTTGTTGGGCACCTACACACTTTGGGGGGTAACCCGCGGCATGATCCTCGGGCTCATCGAACGGCTCCCCGACCAGGACCCACTCCTCGACGAAGAAGAGGAGGATGACGGCGGGGCGGAGATCCGGTCCGTGGACTACGGCGAGATCGCCCCGACCCGCTACCATTCCGACGACCCGCTCCCCCCCGAGGCAGATCTCCCTCGCCCCGGCGGCTGA
- a CDS encoding phosphoribosylaminoimidazolesuccinocarboxamide synthase, which produces MSGSELAGMPPALLDSALPLPLIHRGKVREMYEAGPDLLLMVASDRVSAFDVVMRQPIPRKGEVLTLLTAWWLDRMRGLVPHHVVAARPEEILVRVPALAELPEGRHRWERRSLLVRRARPLPIECVVRGYLAGSAWAEYRKSGTLAGEPLPARLVQSQRLDPPIFSPATKADEGHDENITFDEVASRIGPDMAGRLRSDAFRIYEFARDAAAERGILLADTKFEFGVTPEGELLLIDEVLTPDSSRYWPASEWKPGSSPPSLDKQPIRDWLDALADWDRTPPPPDLTDEVVAAATERYLEIFRRLTGTDLDRFDPPFFNAEARGQ; this is translated from the coding sequence ATGTCCGGGTCTGAGCTGGCGGGAATGCCGCCCGCCCTCCTTGATTCGGCGCTCCCTCTCCCCCTCATCCACCGGGGGAAGGTTCGCGAGATGTACGAGGCCGGCCCTGACCTCTTGCTCATGGTGGCCTCCGACCGCGTCTCCGCCTTCGACGTGGTCATGCGCCAGCCGATTCCGCGAAAGGGCGAAGTGCTCACGCTGCTCACCGCGTGGTGGCTCGACCGGATGCGCGGCCTCGTCCCCCACCATGTCGTGGCCGCGCGCCCCGAGGAGATCCTCGTCCGCGTCCCCGCCCTCGCGGAGCTCCCGGAGGGACGCCACCGGTGGGAGCGGCGCTCCCTCCTGGTCCGGAGGGCGCGTCCCCTCCCGATCGAGTGCGTGGTCCGGGGATACCTCGCCGGCTCGGCGTGGGCCGAGTACCGGAAGAGCGGGACGCTTGCGGGCGAACCCCTTCCCGCGAGGCTAGTGCAGAGCCAGCGCCTCGATCCTCCGATTTTTTCGCCCGCGACGAAAGCCGATGAAGGGCACGACGAAAACATCACCTTCGACGAGGTGGCATCCCGGATCGGGCCCGACATGGCCGGCCGCCTTCGGTCCGATGCCTTCCGGATCTACGAATTCGCCCGCGACGCGGCGGCCGAGCGCGGCATCCTTCTGGCCGATACGAAGTTCGAGTTCGGGGTCACGCCGGAGGGCGAGCTCCTCCTCATCGACGAAGTCCTCACCCCGGATTCGTCCCGTTACTGGCCGGCTTCGGAGTGGAAACCGGGGAGCTCCCCCCCGTCCCTCGACAAGCAGCCGATCCGGGATTGGCTCGACGCCCTCGCGGACTGGGACCGAACTCCACCGCCTCCCGACCTCACGGACGAAGTCGTCGCGGCCGCGACCGAGCGTTACCTGGAGATCTTTCGGCGGCTGACCGGGACCGACCTGGACCGATTCGACCCCCCATTCTTCAACGCTGAAGCGAGGGGGCAATGA
- the purB gene encoding adenylosuccinate lyase, protein MTEREAGRYLHPLADRYASREMQSVFSPERRIGVWRRLWLALAESQRELGLAISPEALEEMRAGLDDIDLSKAAEYERRFRHDVMAHVHLFGDVAPSARPILHLGATSAYVGDNADLILHREALTLVRARAVRTIRALASFAKEHRALPTLGYTHFQPAQPTTVGKRATLWIQDLLLDIEEIDFRLAMLRFRGVRGTTGTQASFLELFHGSHEKVEALERLVSERMGFTQSYGASGQTYPRKVDAGIAGTLAGTAISLSKFGHDLRLLAHLREVEEPFEEEQIGSSAMPYKRNPMRAERICALARHVISLYQDPATTAATQWLERTLDDSANRRLSIPDAFLTLDGALVLAENVAGGLRVHSEVVRKNLREELPFMATEALLMRGVEGGGDRQDLHERIRQHAFAAAERIKGGGESDLVERLAGDDAFGMDRRALEELLEPARFVGRAPEQVDHFLESWVAPVLARLTDEADSLLGVPDVRV, encoded by the coding sequence GTGACCGAACGCGAGGCCGGCCGCTACCTCCACCCCCTCGCCGACCGGTATGCGTCCCGCGAGATGCAGTCGGTCTTCTCCCCCGAGCGCCGCATCGGAGTCTGGCGGCGCCTCTGGCTCGCCCTCGCCGAGTCGCAGCGCGAGCTGGGACTCGCGATCTCGCCTGAGGCACTGGAAGAGATGCGGGCCGGCCTCGATGACATAGACCTTTCGAAGGCCGCCGAATACGAGCGCCGCTTCCGCCACGACGTGATGGCGCACGTTCACCTCTTCGGCGATGTCGCGCCCTCCGCCCGCCCGATCCTCCACCTCGGCGCCACTTCGGCCTACGTCGGCGACAACGCCGACCTGATTCTCCACCGGGAGGCGCTCACCCTGGTCCGGGCTCGGGCCGTCCGCACCATCCGCGCCCTCGCCTCTTTCGCGAAGGAGCACCGCGCCCTTCCGACGCTCGGGTACACGCACTTCCAGCCCGCGCAGCCCACGACGGTCGGCAAGCGTGCGACGCTCTGGATCCAGGACCTCCTCCTCGACATCGAGGAAATTGATTTTCGCCTCGCCATGCTCCGGTTCCGGGGCGTCCGCGGGACGACCGGGACACAGGCCTCTTTCCTCGAGCTCTTCCACGGAAGCCACGAGAAGGTGGAGGCCCTCGAGCGGTTGGTCTCGGAGCGGATGGGCTTCACGCAGTCCTACGGCGCCAGCGGCCAAACCTACCCGCGGAAAGTGGACGCGGGGATCGCGGGAACGCTTGCCGGGACGGCGATCTCTCTCTCCAAGTTCGGACACGACCTCCGCCTTCTCGCGCACCTCCGGGAGGTCGAAGAGCCCTTCGAGGAGGAGCAGATCGGCTCCTCCGCCATGCCCTACAAGCGGAATCCGATGCGCGCGGAGCGGATTTGCGCGCTCGCGCGCCACGTCATCTCCCTCTACCAGGACCCGGCGACGACGGCGGCGACGCAGTGGCTCGAGCGCACGCTCGATGACTCGGCCAATCGGCGCCTCTCCATTCCGGACGCGTTTCTCACTCTCGACGGCGCGCTCGTTCTCGCCGAAAATGTCGCGGGGGGGCTGCGCGTCCACTCCGAAGTCGTACGCAAGAACCTGCGCGAGGAGCTCCCCTTCATGGCCACCGAGGCGCTTCTCATGCGCGGGGTGGAGGGAGGCGGAGATCGCCAGGATCTGCACGAACGGATCCGCCAGCACGCCTTCGCGGCGGCAGAGCGAATCAAGGGGGGCGGCGAGTCCGACCTCGTCGAGCGGCTCGCGGGAGACGACGCCTTCGGGATGGACCGGCGCGCGCTGGAAGAGCTCCTCGAGCCGGCGCGCTTCGTCGGGAGAGCCCCCGAGCAGGTGGACCACTTCCTCGAGAGTTGGGTCGCACCGGTCCTGGCGCGCCTCACGGACGAAGCGGACTCACTTCTTGGAGTTCCGGATGTCCGGGTCTGA
- a CDS encoding trypsin-like peptidase domain-containing protein, translated as MISLPIHRAGPALLLGALVLAGCRGGEELAAGEALTAAPLSAPAFPAAVQIPAPEANRELDQSRETAVVRAAERVSQGIVAVNVLRAAQVRARDPFFDFFSPFGLPWGTTTTQLVPSLGSGFVIDSDGVILTNDHVVRGAERILVSFPDGRDVEAELVGSDQASDVAVLRVRLDGLTPVPLGSSEDLRIGEWLIAFGNPFGHLLSNPEPSVTVGVASALHRHIVPTEGERGSYLGMIQTDAAINPGNSGGPLVNAVGEVIGMNTSIFSRSGGSEGMGFAVPIERAIRIANDLLEHGRVRRAWLGIRVEPEVADAFGRTRGVRIAQVYDDSPGSRAGVSPGDRITEVNGRRLVTPLDFEAALLDLRAGEPVSVAVNGSAGPLRMTADEVPTFGARRVRVLGEMEVVTVTDAIRGERGIVSQGGALVMGIRPAQQGALGLVEGDVIIGLNNRRIPSAEDLSALLAQIPAGARAFLTFERNGEFGEQPFILGR; from the coding sequence ATGATCTCACTCCCAATCCATCGAGCGGGACCCGCCCTCCTCCTCGGCGCTCTTGTTCTGGCCGGCTGCCGGGGTGGCGAGGAGCTGGCGGCCGGAGAAGCCCTGACCGCGGCGCCTCTTTCGGCGCCCGCGTTCCCCGCCGCTGTACAGATTCCGGCCCCCGAGGCCAATCGAGAGCTGGACCAAAGCCGGGAAACGGCGGTCGTCCGCGCGGCGGAACGGGTCTCCCAGGGGATCGTCGCAGTCAATGTCCTCAGGGCGGCGCAGGTCCGGGCGCGCGATCCATTCTTCGACTTTTTCTCTCCCTTCGGCCTTCCCTGGGGCACCACGACGACCCAGCTCGTACCCTCGCTCGGGTCGGGATTCGTGATCGACTCCGATGGGGTGATTCTCACCAACGACCACGTCGTTCGCGGCGCCGAGCGGATCCTCGTCTCCTTCCCCGACGGTCGCGACGTGGAGGCGGAGCTGGTGGGAAGCGATCAAGCTTCCGACGTCGCCGTTTTGCGTGTCCGATTGGACGGGCTCACTCCCGTCCCCCTCGGAAGCTCCGAGGACCTTCGGATCGGGGAATGGCTCATCGCCTTCGGGAACCCATTCGGCCACCTCCTCTCGAATCCCGAACCCTCCGTCACCGTCGGCGTGGCCTCCGCGCTCCACCGGCACATCGTCCCGACCGAAGGGGAGCGGGGGTCCTACCTGGGGATGATTCAGACCGATGCGGCGATCAATCCCGGCAATTCGGGAGGCCCCCTCGTGAACGCGGTGGGGGAAGTCATCGGGATGAACACCTCCATCTTTTCGCGGAGCGGGGGGAGTGAGGGAATGGGGTTCGCCGTGCCGATCGAGCGGGCGATCCGAATCGCGAACGACCTCCTGGAGCACGGGCGTGTTCGGCGCGCCTGGCTCGGCATTCGGGTGGAGCCCGAGGTCGCGGATGCCTTCGGACGCACGCGCGGCGTGCGGATCGCGCAGGTCTACGACGACTCGCCCGGATCCCGGGCCGGCGTCTCCCCGGGGGACCGGATCACTGAGGTGAATGGCCGCCGGCTCGTGACTCCCCTCGACTTCGAGGCTGCACTCCTCGATCTTCGTGCCGGCGAACCCGTCTCGGTGGCGGTGAACGGGAGCGCGGGCCCCCTGAGGATGACTGCGGACGAAGTCCCCACTTTCGGGGCTCGGCGGGTGAGGGTCCTGGGAGAAATGGAAGTCGTCACCGTGACGGATGCGATCCGGGGCGAACGCGGGATCGTGAGCCAGGGAGGCGCACTCGTGATGGGGATACGGCCCGCGCAACAGGGCGCCCTGGGCCTCGTCGAGGGGGATGTGATCATCGGGCTGAACAACCGGCGGATCCCGAGCGCCGAGGACCTCTCCGCGCTGCTCGCGCAGATCCCGGCCGGCGCGCGCGCCTTCCTCACCTTTGAACGAAACGGGGAGTTCGGTGAGCAGCCCTTCATCCTGGGTCGGTAG
- the fsa gene encoding fructose-6-phosphate aldolase, translated as MKIFLDTAEISEIRRASKAGLIDGITTNPSLMAQVGGGRSPREIFLEICEAVDGPVSAEVVAIEAGGMVSEGRKLAEIHENIVVKVPLTEQGLRACRTLRAEDIAVNVTLCFSAVQALLAAKAGATYISPFVGRLDDVGHDGMALVEEIRQVYDEYDIETGILAASLRHPRHVAEAMRLGADCATLPPKVLYQLLGHPLTDRGLEQFLKDWKALGKEL; from the coding sequence ATGAAGATCTTCCTCGACACCGCCGAAATTTCGGAGATCCGCCGGGCCTCCAAGGCAGGGCTCATCGACGGGATCACTACGAATCCGTCCCTCATGGCCCAGGTGGGCGGTGGGCGCTCCCCACGAGAGATCTTCCTCGAGATCTGTGAAGCCGTGGACGGACCGGTGTCCGCCGAGGTCGTCGCGATCGAGGCGGGCGGGATGGTCTCCGAAGGCCGAAAGCTTGCGGAGATCCACGAAAACATCGTCGTGAAGGTCCCTCTCACGGAGCAGGGGCTCCGGGCGTGCCGCACGCTGCGAGCGGAGGACATTGCCGTAAACGTCACCCTTTGCTTCTCGGCCGTTCAGGCGCTCCTGGCCGCGAAGGCGGGCGCAACCTACATCTCCCCCTTCGTGGGGCGTCTGGACGACGTCGGGCACGACGGAATGGCTCTCGTCGAGGAGATCCGCCAGGTCTACGATGAATACGATATCGAGACCGGGATTCTCGCCGCGTCGCTCCGCCATCCCCGCCACGTCGCGGAAGCCATGAGGCTGGGCGCGGACTGTGCAACTCTCCCGCCGAAAGTGCTGTATCAGCTTCTCGGACACCCGCTCACGGACCGGGGGCTCGAGCAGTTTCTGAAGGACTGGAAGGCTCTCGGGAAGGAACTGTAG
- the truA gene encoding tRNA pseudouridine(38-40) synthase TruA, with amino-acid sequence MAAPELRRYSLLIQYDGTNFQGWQAQAEGRTVQGEIERVLARITGERRAVLGSGRTDRGVHALGQVASVEIPGRWSARRLRSALNALLPLDVRVFEARRVPAAFHPRYDASSRSYEYRVGTGPEAGSPFLRRWCWDASREPPVRALLEAGARLIPGERSFRKFAKSGQPERGERCDVRTARWSTWNGTGLRFSITADRYLHHMVRYLVGTMVAVARGRRPLGELDELLSEPNTPLVTSPPAPPEGLFLAGVEYPADRLGNDPDRDPLPRDESAR; translated from the coding sequence GTGGCCGCCCCGGAACTTCGCCGTTACAGCCTCCTGATCCAGTACGACGGAACCAACTTCCAGGGGTGGCAGGCGCAGGCCGAAGGAAGGACGGTGCAGGGAGAGATCGAGAGAGTCCTCGCGCGAATCACCGGCGAACGGCGCGCCGTGCTCGGCTCCGGACGGACCGACCGGGGAGTACATGCCCTCGGGCAGGTGGCCTCGGTGGAGATTCCCGGTCGTTGGTCTGCGCGCAGGCTGCGGTCCGCGCTGAACGCGCTCCTCCCGCTGGACGTGCGGGTGTTCGAGGCACGGCGCGTCCCCGCGGCATTCCACCCGCGCTACGACGCCTCGTCTCGAAGCTACGAGTACCGAGTGGGGACGGGGCCGGAAGCCGGATCTCCTTTTCTCCGGCGGTGGTGTTGGGACGCCTCACGCGAACCGCCAGTCCGTGCGCTCCTCGAGGCGGGAGCGAGGCTGATTCCGGGGGAGCGGTCCTTTCGGAAGTTCGCGAAGAGTGGCCAGCCCGAACGCGGCGAGCGGTGCGACGTGCGCACTGCGCGATGGTCTACATGGAACGGGACCGGCCTTCGCTTTTCGATCACTGCGGACCGGTACCTGCATCATATGGTCCGTTACCTCGTGGGTACGATGGTGGCCGTCGCCCGGGGGCGGCGACCCCTCGGGGAGCTCGATGAGCTACTCTCCGAGCCCAACACGCCCCTCGTGACATCCCCTCCCGCGCCGCCGGAGGGACTATTTCTCGCCGGGGTCGAGTACCCGGCCGACCGGCTGGGAAACGATCCCGACCGAGACCCTTTGCCGAGAGACGAGTCCGCCCGATGA
- the trpD gene encoding anthranilate phosphoribosyltransferase — protein MELGALIARVTEGEDLALEEAESAFGTVMRGEATPVQIAALLASLRTKGHAPSEVAGGVRALRSAMIPVLARNPGELVDTCGTGGGGFTTFNISTAAALVAAGAGVRIAKHGNRSFTSRSGSADVLEALGVRITLSPEGMSRVLEKAGIVFMFAPLLHPAMRHVGPVRKELGIPTIMNLLGPLTNPAGVRRQVVGVADPAFITLVVQALRALGHEHALVVHGEPGMDEVSPLGETRVAELAGGAVREFTIRPEELGLAPAKPDEIRGGTPEENARTIGEILSGETRGGALSVTLLNAAAALLVADAVRSFEEGVAGARASVESGAAQRALDALRKATAEEAGT, from the coding sequence ATGGAGCTCGGAGCGCTCATCGCTCGGGTCACGGAAGGGGAGGATCTCGCCCTCGAAGAGGCGGAGTCGGCCTTCGGCACCGTCATGCGGGGCGAGGCGACCCCCGTGCAGATCGCCGCCCTCCTCGCTTCCCTGCGGACCAAGGGGCACGCGCCTTCCGAAGTCGCCGGAGGGGTGCGTGCCCTCCGGAGCGCGATGATCCCGGTCCTGGCGCGAAATCCGGGCGAGCTCGTGGATACCTGCGGGACGGGCGGGGGAGGTTTCACGACGTTCAATATCTCCACCGCGGCCGCGCTGGTAGCGGCCGGGGCCGGAGTGCGCATCGCGAAACACGGCAATCGCTCCTTCACTTCACGGAGCGGGAGCGCCGACGTTCTCGAGGCCCTCGGGGTTCGGATCACGCTTTCGCCGGAAGGGATGTCCCGGGTGCTCGAAAAGGCGGGGATCGTCTTCATGTTCGCCCCCCTCCTGCACCCCGCGATGCGGCATGTCGGACCAGTTCGCAAGGAGTTGGGCATTCCGACGATCATGAATCTTCTCGGGCCCCTCACGAACCCGGCGGGGGTCCGGCGCCAGGTCGTGGGGGTGGCCGATCCCGCCTTCATCACGCTCGTGGTCCAGGCTCTTCGGGCGCTGGGGCACGAGCATGCCCTGGTCGTGCATGGGGAGCCCGGGATGGACGAGGTGAGCCCCCTCGGCGAGACTCGCGTGGCCGAACTCGCGGGGGGTGCCGTTCGTGAATTCACGATTCGCCCCGAGGAGCTGGGCCTCGCCCCCGCCAAGCCCGACGAAATCCGTGGCGGGACTCCGGAGGAAAACGCCCGGACGATCGGCGAGATTCTCTCTGGGGAGACGCGCGGCGGCGCGCTCTCGGTCACCCTTCTGAATGCGGCCGCAGCTCTCCTGGTCGCCGATGCGGTCCGGTCGTTCGAGGAGGGCGTCGCCGGCGCACGGGCGTCGGTGGAGTCCGGAGCGGCGCAGCGCGCGCTGGACGCCCTCCGAAAGGCGACCGCCGAGGAGGCGGGGACCTAG
- the lexA gene encoding transcriptional repressor LexA produces MALTRRQKGILDYITGYIEDHGYAPSFEEIAAAFDYASLATVHEHVSNLERKGYIRKAYNQSRSIEVVTASGSPAGVELPLLGEVAAGQPIEAIEDRETILVPPDLLRKGGENFVLRVVGDSMIEEQIRDGDYIIVNSRPVAEDGEMVVALVDGEAATVKKLYREKGGQIRLQPANERLQPMFFPSERVKIQGVVVGVIRRY; encoded by the coding sequence ATGGCCCTGACCCGGCGGCAGAAGGGAATTCTCGATTACATCACCGGCTACATCGAAGATCATGGATACGCCCCGAGCTTCGAGGAGATCGCGGCCGCGTTCGACTACGCTTCGCTCGCGACCGTGCACGAGCACGTGAGCAATCTGGAACGAAAGGGCTACATCCGGAAGGCGTATAACCAGAGCCGTTCCATCGAAGTCGTCACGGCTTCCGGAAGTCCGGCGGGTGTCGAGCTCCCCCTTCTCGGGGAAGTCGCGGCGGGCCAGCCGATCGAGGCGATCGAAGACCGGGAGACGATCCTCGTCCCCCCCGATCTCCTTCGCAAGGGCGGAGAGAACTTCGTCCTGCGCGTCGTCGGAGACTCGATGATCGAAGAGCAGATCCGGGACGGCGACTACATCATCGTGAACAGTCGCCCCGTGGCCGAAGACGGGGAGATGGTGGTCGCCCTGGTAGACGGGGAGGCAGCCACCGTGAAAAAGCTCTACCGTGAGAAGGGAGGACAGATCCGACTCCAGCCGGCGAACGAACGGCTTCAGCCGATGTTCTTCCCTTCCGAGCGGGTGAAGATCCAGGGCGTCGTGGTTGGGGTGATTCGGCGATATTGA